The following DNA comes from Brassica oleracea var. oleracea cultivar TO1000 chromosome C5, BOL, whole genome shotgun sequence.
CACAGTTTTTTTTAGTTTATTAATATAATGAAGGCAGATGCATGATAAGAGTTTCAATTGTTGGATCATAGATATATGTAAGAAAACTATGGACTATCTTGCACATATGAAAATATAAAATATACTATGATTTCTTTATATATAAATGTTTCAGATTATAAGGTACTAATAAATATACATTTTTTATTATTTAAATACATTGTACCACGCATAAATTTGTTATTTACGATCAGTGAAATTACAGATTAAATATATTATGAAATAAACCCTAAATATCGATCTCTTTCAGTTGATCTTAAGAATTTTCTTTGACTAATCTATTCGATCGCTAGTCAACAAAAAAAAAATTTACACTGGAAAATATTAGTTGGATATGTATTTGTCAAATCAAGAGACCCTGTTCTATAATTAACAAAAAAAGTACTGTTGTATAGAAAGGAACAGTTAACATACGTACTATCCAAAAATCTCTGTTGATTATTTCATGCAAGGTGTAATTAAGTTATACCCTATATATTACAGTGTAGGTTGTTCTAACCAACCACTCTAATTGTAGAATAGTGGTAAGCAAGACAATAACTTGTCCGTATAGGCAAATGATTAAAGAGATTTTGCAAATTGTTATGTGTGATCAGGTAAGTGTACCATACGCAAGCTTGTTCACACTTGTGACGGTGAGATGTGGCCATTGTACCAATTTGCTCTCTCTCAACATCGGAGTTTCACTTCATCAAAGCTCTCCTCCTCCCATTCATCAAGATCTTCAGGTACCATAATAATCATTATGACTTCAACATTTTGGTAGAATTATGAGTGATATAGTCTTTGCAATCATGAAGCAACATAAGCAACACATAACCTCTTCGGTAACAAGAAAAGAACACGGATCATCTTCTAGGAGCTTCAATCATTTCTCGACCACACTGTCAGAAAATGTAGAACGTGAGGTTCCTAGAATGCCTCCTATTCGCCGTAAGTCGCTCTTATACGTTTAACGTTTGATACGCAAGTATTTTGAAGTTTGCGTACATATATATGAAATGAGTCCATAATTTTTATTTTCATGGCAGCGCCTGAGAAAAGACAACGCGTTCCTTCGGCCTACAACAGATTTATCAAGTAAGTGTTTTATGTAATTTTAAGTTTTTCTTTAAATGATATTTTCCCAACTCCTTCACAAGAAGTTTAATAACTATTTATTCCTAACTAGAGAGGAAATCCAAAGGATCAAGGCTGGTAATCCAGAGATTAGCCACCGCGAGGCGTTTAGCACAGCTGCGAAAAATGTAAGCTTCCGTCTTATAACATTCTTCCACGTATATATGAACTAATTACGAGAGGTAGCTAAAAACAAATTTCTTTATAATTTATGGCACCGACATCAGAATTAAAGAGAGTTATGAAGAAGATACAAATAAAATAACATTTCGAAGTAGGAAAAAAAAAACGTAACTAGAAATATATATATTTATATATATATATACTTATATTACACTTCTTTATTAGATGTTTTCTAATAAAAAGCTTGGTAAATGTAATTCCTAACTCTATTTTTATATATATTTTGTTTAATTTAGATAACCAATTTTTGTAAAAAAAAATACTGATATGCAAACACATGATTAGATAAAATCATCTATTTCTGACAAGTATTAGAGATGCCATAAACTAATTAGTGGTGAGAAAATTCTAGGGTTTGATCTTTTTCACTGTTGTGAGCTAGGATGAACCTTTGAAATATTACTGTATATACCATAAGCTAGTGGATTCTACTATGCACGAGTGGTGGAATGTTTATTACAGTATACTCTTAAAAATATTTAAATTTGTCATTTTTTGTGTGTAGTGGGCACATTTTCCTCACATTCACTTTGGATTAAAGCTGGATGGCAACAAAAAAGGCAAGCAAATAGACCAGACAGTTGCAGGCCAAAAGTCTAATGGCTATTACTAAAGCCTTTACATATATATTGATAAATGGCTATTATATATGTATGTATGTGTACGCTGGTGTAATGGAAGAGAAGGCAAGGAAGAGGAAGATCCATACATTACCTTACTTATATATATACATACATATACATGTATGTCCCTTTCTTTTTCATGTGTGGGTTCCATCTATAACTTCGTTTCTAGCTTATATTATCCTAATAAGTGAAACCCATATATGGTTTTCACATTTGAACCTAATTATTTAAGAAGAATCTCCTTTAAGAAGATTGTAATATCATTTCCTCTTTCCTCGTTCTGAAAAGGTGTAACTTTTTGTGTGGTCACGAACTTATATAATGCGAAGTTTATACTTTATAGCAGTTGTAGATACTACTAACTCACAAGCTTACAGGAATACGAGTGATTTTATATCAATTACAATTAGTTATAGATTTTTGAAGAAAAGGAGTTTTATCAAGAATCATAAGTAAATAAAAGTGTAGTTGGACTTTACATAGTTATTTATGTATATTATAAAGATATATGTACAGTATTATGTACAGTAGAATGTAACATGGAGTGGTAAGAAAATAAATTCCATCTTGGGATATATGATATGGTAACTTTTATGGTGCTGACTGCTGGGATTATTCTGAAAATCACTCATTCAAAAGAAACATTCTTTACAAAAAGCAAAGGCTCCCAATGAATACATAAATTGCTTGATTTTAACAGTTTTTATTTCTTTTTAAAGAACAATTCGATGAGAAATCAGTGCTCGTGTCTTCTCCTGTCAGCCGCAAAACGCGCAATCCGGTTGAATATAATGATTAAAATTAGTCACACTTTTATGTTTTAGAAGGTCACTGGCAGCTTTGAAACTTTTATTTTGAATGGTTGCGCGCCTGAATAATTTACTCTAGCTAACGATTTTTTTGCATATATAAATATGAAATAAGTTATAATAAGTTACAACTTGCAAAATAACACAAAAATATAATCTTAGTTTGTGTTATTATAAAATAAGTTACAAATTTTGAATCTTACCACAACTAACACATTAAATATAAAGAGAATATAGTTGGTCTTTTCTTTTCTTATTTGGTGTAATAAGATTTTTATTTAATCATATTTTTTAAAAAAAATCTTTGAAATTTCAAATAATATCTAAAGAGTTTTTAAAGTAAGTTTTTAATGGTGTCGAAGCGAGTGTTTTTTTTTTGCATTGTTAATTTTTTTATGGTTTATTTAAATGTGTTTTTGAAAATTATTTATTTTAGGATTGATTTTTGTTACAATTATTTTAATATATTTTTCTTTTTGGTAAACAATTATTTTAATATTTTATTATGTAGTAGTAGTGGTAGTCAACTTTTACTAAAAGAATGGCACTTTCGAATGAATCAAGCATCGATCAAATTGTAATCACTATAGTTTCCAAGTCGACATCAATTGGCTGTTCAAGTATACGTATTAATTATAACTTCATTGTTCTATTGTCCAAAATGGACACGACGAACTGTGGCTTGTGGCCATGTTTAATAAATCATCTATCTTTCTCTCTCACCACCACTGATAATTTTCTCGACTAAGATTAGAGACGTGGGGTCACATTTTCAAGTTTCTGCAACAGCATTGGAGACACTTACGTACCTCTTCCATCGTCTCTGGTCCATGCACACACATTTAAAGAAAGAAAGAAAATACTCCCTCTATTTGATAATATTTGATGTTTTGTCTTATTCCACAAAGATTAAGAAAGTTAGATTTAAGTCAAAAAGCATTTTTAAAAATATAGTTTTTAAATCATTTAACCAATTATAAAAAAGATGATAAAATCTAATTGATTGAACAGTTTCCAATAAAGTTAAAGTTAACCTTAAAACCTCAAAACTTCATGTAAATTGAAACAAAATACTTCTTCTAAAACATCATCTATATTGAAACGGATAGAGCAGTTAAAACTTGCGTATAATAGAGGATGTACATATAAAATGAACAAGGGAGTGAAAAAAGAGAAGAAGAGAACGTTTAATGAAGAGGGGTCCAAAAGAAAAACAGAATCTGAAACGTCAAATCATGTTAGTTGGGGTCTTTGGATGTCTTTGGCTCTTTGTGCCTCTGACGGGTCTTGTCCACACACCTTTAATCTTTCTTTTTTCACTGCACTTTTTCTTCCTTCATTATTATGTTTTTTTTAAAGAAAATTTTAACCTCCATTTTCATTAGGGTTTTTGTATATAATCATAGTGTCATATATGAACATGATTAAAAAGTGGCTAATTTTTAGAAACACACACACAAATAGTTTTTTTAAGAGAGACTATATTCGAAAGTAGACAACGATATTGAAAAGTAAGATTTGTTCTAGGCAACTTACATAGAAGATCATATGCACTTTACTCTTCTTCTTTTTATTAGGTAAATTTTAGTTTATTTTTTCAAATGTTCCTTTTGTTTTCTTCTACTATTTTCCTTATTTATATAAAGAGAGTCGAAAGTATATGTAGAGGTCACATACTGTTTTTTTATTTGTCTATATCCATTTTAGAAATATATATATATAGATGGGTTACCAAAAAGTGGTAATTTAACAAAATAAATGTTGTTAGTTTCGTAATTGATTTGGTCAAACATAGTATCTAGTACAAAGTGTTGTTACATTTTCCATTGTTTCCCAGAGCGTGCACTTAAATAATAAGGCCACGTTTTCATATACAAACAAGAACAATATTCTTCAAAAAAAAAAAAAAAACAAGAACAATTTCTGCGAGAAAAAACTTGTTTAGACACACATAACTTCAATTGGTAACGACTTTAGTTTTAGATTTTAACTTTAGACTTTGGCTTAAAAATTTTGGCCGTAGAAATTTTGACTTTTAAAACTTCAAATATTATTTCTGACATTTTTAAATATCTAATTGGAACTATAATTTTTTAAATGGTGAAAGTTACTTTATACTTCACTAATTTTTTTGGGTCAGAAATAGAACTTGTACTAAAACTGAAAGCCTAATCCCCAATCGGGGCCATAATATGTTATATTAAGCTTCCCAAAAGTGTGTTAATCATGAAGTCAAGTCTTCTTCGTTTATAAAAAATAGACTTGCATAATTGTGAAACATGCATTTATTGCAAAGTACACTAATAGCTAACCTATCAGACATAAGTTAGGAAGCAAACTTATGAATTGTGAAGTTATGTGATCGTGTTTGACCTGAAACAAGAACTGTACATGAAAAACTATATAATATAATTATTTATTGTTTGCATCAAAAACAGAGTTCGATAAAGAGATGTTGCAACCTCGTGGCAAGTATAATAAATCTGCAAAATCAATTCTAAGTTATTTTTAAAAACTAAGGCAAGTCATATACTGCAATGAAAGACATCAATACACTTCCCATCCAAAGCTTCCCATCTTTCTCCTCTATTTCACTCACTGCCTTCACCACTTTCCCTTGCTTGTCCTCCAACACTTTCAGCACTTTCCCGTCTTTACTGTACTTCACGGCAACAGCATGAGGCCAACCACCTACCTGAAGCAAGTACTGGAACTTGACTGTTATTGGCAGCTTCAGAAAGAACTTCCTCACGTTCGGGTGATGCGCCATAACGTGTGTGAATATGTTGCGGTGGCAGTGAACCGCTACCCAGAAATCTCCGTCTTTGTTTGTGCGGATGTTGTCAGGGAACCCATGTAACAGAGCTACCACTTCTGATGTTCCTGCTTTCTCCCCTTTCAACCAGTATTTCCTTAATCTGAGTGACAAAGAAAGAAGACAACATGAGACTTAGAGTTATGCCAAATATATTTAACACGCAATACTGTGGAAGCATGAGAATGATATGATACTTGTTGGCTAAGATGGAGGAGACACAGAGGGAATAAGATGAAGGACGCACCTTCCAATTGATCCTTCACAGAATATGAAAAAGGAACCGTCTTTGCCGAGTGATAAGCCATTAGGGAACTGGAGATTTCTCAAGAGAGTAGTAGTCTCCTTTGTTTCTGGATTGTATTTCAACACTCTCCCGGTGTCTTCCCCGGAGACAATCAAGTGCATGAAGTTCCTGAAAAAAAAAGGGTTTTAATCAGGACTGAAGGTCAAGTTTTATTCAAAAAGACACAGGAAACACAAGTGCAGAGTCATAGAACCTTTACATACCTTCGTTGGAAAACAGAGCTGCTGT
Coding sequences within:
- the LOC106343868 gene encoding putative axial regulator YABBY 2 encodes the protein MSIDISSERVCYVHCNFCTTILAVSVPYASLFTLVTVRCGHCTNLLSLNIGVSLHQSSPPPIHQDLQQHKQHITSSVTRKEHGSSSRSFNHFSTTLSENVEREVPRMPPIRPPEKRQRVPSAYNRFIKEEIQRIKAGNPEISHREAFSTAAKNWAHFPHIHFGLKLDGNKKGKQIDQTVAGQKSNGYY
- the LOC106294971 gene encoding protein STRICTOSIDINE SYNTHASE-LIKE 3, yielding MATTVFSKLSKIFFLFAIYCALDPFKHSSISKYPDFQTFKIDMPPLSSLPKERDHENLLQNSEIKFLNEVQGPESIAFDPLGRGPYTGVADGRILFWDGTRWTDFAYTSNNRSELCDTKSSLLAYLKNEHICGRPLGLRFHKRTGDLYVADAYFGIMKVGPEGGLATSLTTEGDGVPLRFTNDLDVDDEGNVYFTDSSSVFQRRNFMHLIVSGEDTGRVLKYNPETKETTTLLRNLQFPNGLSLGKDGSFFIFCEGSIGRLRKYWLKGEKAGTSEVVALLHGFPDNIRTNKDGDFWVAVHCHRNIFTHVMAHHPNVRKFFLKLPITVKFQYLLQVGGWPHAVAVKYSKDGKVLKVLEDKQGKVVKAVSEIEEKDGKLWMGSVLMSFIAVYDLP